One genomic window of Penaeus chinensis breed Huanghai No. 1 chromosome 35, ASM1920278v2, whole genome shotgun sequence includes the following:
- the LOC125044215 gene encoding perlucin-like protein, with translation MKLLLTLLATCATFSAAQVVNPCPTGYEVFWMDSATPVCLNFAMYGKGTWSELRQMCQAQGADLAKLEGNLHYQVVQYINQHPALMDEAFWIGGTDAASEGNWVWVIDNTPMDTQSPPWYPGQPNHGTAANCACLSTPDFMFHSCDNDRKMYAICQI, from the exons ATGAAGCTGCTACTGACGCTGTTGGCCACGTGTG caacgTTCAGCGCTGCACAAG TAGTTAACCCGTGTCCTACTGGCTACGAAGTCTTTTGGATGGACTCGGCTACTCCCGTGTGCCTGAATTTCGCCATGTACGGGAAGGGAACGTGGAGCGAACTCCGACAAATGTGTCAAGCCCAGGGAGCCGACCTGGCTAAACTGGAGGGCAATCTTCACTACCAGGTTGTTCAGTACATCAATCAGCACCCAG ccTTAATGGACGAAGCTTTTTGGATCGGAGGAACAGATGCAGCAAGTGAGGGCAA CTGGGTGTGGGTAATAGACAACACACCAATGGACACCCAGAGTCCCCCATGGTACCCAGGACAGCCTAACCACGGCACAGCGGCTAATTGTGCCTGTCTTTCCACACCTGATTTCATGTTCCACAGCTGTGACAATGACCGGAAGATGTATGCTATCTGCCAAATCTAA